From Stenotrophomonas nitritireducens, the proteins below share one genomic window:
- a CDS encoding YicC/YloC family endoribonuclease yields MIRSMTAYAGGERITPWGTLGCELRSVNHRFLEVGVRLPEDLRALEPQLRERVAARVSRGKLDLVMRLRAPETATSLAVNEVLVDQLAELAQRLHGRFPGMQVGFTDLLQHPGVLRAEAVDSTALHAEALALLEETVGSFVQAREREGDNLANAISERVDSVERIAAEVRELIPAIREGQRVKLAARLADLPHPVDPGRAEQELVMWLQKLDVDEELDRLDSHIAEIRRVLRQREPVGRRLDFLLQEFNREANTLGSKSVDARTSNAAVELKVLIDQIREQVQNIE; encoded by the coding sequence ATGATTCGGAGCATGACCGCCTACGCTGGCGGCGAACGCATCACCCCCTGGGGCACGCTGGGCTGCGAACTGCGCTCGGTCAACCACCGGTTCCTGGAAGTGGGCGTGCGCCTGCCCGAGGACCTGCGTGCGCTGGAGCCGCAGCTGCGTGAGCGTGTTGCCGCCCGGGTCAGCCGCGGCAAGCTCGACCTGGTGATGCGCCTGCGCGCACCGGAAACCGCCACTTCGCTGGCTGTCAACGAAGTGCTGGTCGATCAGCTGGCTGAACTGGCGCAGCGGCTGCATGGCCGCTTCCCGGGAATGCAGGTGGGCTTCACCGACCTGCTGCAGCACCCGGGTGTACTGCGCGCCGAGGCCGTCGACAGCACCGCCCTGCACGCCGAAGCGCTGGCGCTGCTGGAAGAAACCGTGGGCAGCTTCGTGCAGGCGCGTGAGCGTGAGGGCGACAACCTGGCCAACGCCATCAGCGAACGCGTTGATTCGGTCGAGCGCATCGCCGCCGAAGTGCGGGAACTGATCCCCGCCATCCGTGAAGGGCAGCGGGTCAAGCTGGCCGCACGCCTGGCCGACCTGCCGCACCCGGTTGACCCAGGCCGCGCCGAGCAGGAGCTGGTGATGTGGCTGCAGAAGCTCGACGTGGATGAGGAGCTGGACCGCCTGGACAGCCATATCGCCGAAATCCGCCGCGTATTGCGCCAGCGCGAGCCGGTCGGTCGCCGGCTGGATTTCCTGCTGCAGGAGTTCAACCGCGAGGCCAACACGCTGGGCTCCAAGTCGGTGGACGCGCGCACTTCCAATGCCGCCGTCGAGCTGAAGGTGCTGATCGACCAGATCCGCGAGCAGGTCCAGAACATCGAGTAA
- a CDS encoding FABP family protein, with amino-acid sequence MTTFPEDIYTEPSADPDTLANLGPLAPLAGIWIGERGMDVNPKADGPERQAYIERVELQPIDAQPNGPQLFYGLRYHTRIVKPGEVETFHDQVGYWLWEPATGTLIQTLSIPRGQTAMAVGKAAADAKTFRLRAERGSTTNGISSNPFLEHAFRTESYEIQVTINDDGTWSYEQETVLIIPDRSEPFAHTDRNTLRRIGAPTPNPTAQAAAVV; translated from the coding sequence ATGACGACGTTCCCCGAAGACATCTATACCGAACCCAGCGCCGATCCCGATACGCTGGCCAACCTTGGGCCGCTGGCGCCGTTGGCCGGCATCTGGATCGGTGAGCGCGGCATGGACGTCAACCCGAAAGCCGATGGCCCCGAGCGTCAGGCGTATATCGAGCGGGTCGAGTTGCAGCCGATTGATGCCCAGCCCAACGGACCGCAGTTGTTCTACGGCCTGCGTTACCACACGCGCATCGTCAAACCCGGTGAAGTGGAGACGTTTCACGATCAGGTCGGTTACTGGCTGTGGGAGCCTGCCACCGGTACGTTGATCCAGACCCTGAGCATCCCGCGCGGGCAGACCGCGATGGCGGTGGGCAAGGCGGCGGCCGATGCCAAGACCTTCCGCCTGCGTGCCGAGCGCGGTTCGACGACCAATGGCATCAGCTCCAATCCCTTTCTGGAGCATGCCTTCCGCACCGAGAGCTACGAGATTCAGGTCACCATCAATGACGATGGAACCTGGTCCTATGAGCAGGAGACGGTGCTGATCATTCCTGACCGCAGCGAACCGTTCGCACATACCGACCGCAATACCCTGCGCAGGATCGGCGCGCCGACCCCGAACCCGACCGCGCAGGCAGCAGCTGTCGTGTAG
- a CDS encoding RidA family protein, with protein sequence MSRQIINTANAPAAIGPYSQAVRAGNTVYFSGQIPLDPATGEIVAVDVTAQARRAFDNLKAVAEEAGGSLDKMVRLGLYLTDLGEFAKVNAVMQEYFQAPFPARSTIEVSGLPKGAAFEVDAIMIID encoded by the coding sequence ATGTCCCGCCAGATCATCAACACCGCCAACGCCCCGGCCGCCATCGGCCCGTACTCGCAGGCTGTGCGCGCCGGCAACACCGTGTATTTCTCCGGGCAGATCCCGCTGGACCCGGCTACCGGTGAGATCGTCGCCGTCGACGTGACCGCACAGGCCCGCCGCGCCTTCGACAACCTCAAGGCCGTTGCCGAGGAAGCCGGTGGTTCGCTGGACAAGATGGTCCGCCTGGGCCTGTACCTGACCGACCTGGGTGAGTTCGCCAAGGTCAATGCAGTGATGCAGGAATACTTCCAGGCCCCGTTCCCGGCCCGTTCCACCATCGAAGTGTCGGGCCTGCCGAAGGGCGCCGCATTCGAAGTCGATGCGATCATGATCATCGACTGA
- the rph gene encoding ribonuclease PH: MTFSRPSGRTADQLRTVTIERSFTRHAEGSVLVSFGDTRVLCTASVENRVPGFLRGKGEGWVTAEYGMLPRSTHTRSDREAARGKQGGRTLEIQRLIGRTLRACIDRNALGERTITLDCDVLQADGGTRTAAITGAYVALVDAVNLLMKRGDIKRNPLFGAVAAVSVGVYKGEPVLDLDYAEDSDCDTDMNVVMNDGGGFIELQGTAEGHAFRRDELDALLVLAEKGIRELFDAQQAALAQA, from the coding sequence ATGACCTTTTCCCGTCCCAGCGGCCGCACGGCCGACCAGTTGCGCACCGTCACCATCGAGCGCTCCTTCACCCGTCACGCCGAAGGTTCGGTGCTGGTGAGCTTTGGTGACACCCGCGTGCTGTGCACCGCCAGCGTCGAAAACCGCGTGCCGGGCTTCCTGCGTGGCAAGGGCGAAGGCTGGGTGACCGCCGAATACGGCATGCTGCCGCGCTCCACCCATACCCGCTCCGACCGCGAAGCCGCGCGTGGCAAGCAGGGTGGCCGCACGCTGGAAATCCAGCGTCTGATCGGCCGCACCCTGCGTGCCTGCATTGATCGCAATGCCCTGGGCGAACGCACCATCACCCTGGACTGCGACGTGCTGCAGGCCGACGGCGGCACCCGCACCGCTGCCATCACCGGCGCCTATGTCGCCCTGGTCGACGCGGTCAACCTGCTGATGAAGCGCGGCGATATCAAGCGCAACCCGCTGTTCGGCGCAGTTGCCGCCGTTTCGGTTGGCGTCTACAAGGGTGAGCCGGTGCTGGACCTGGATTACGCCGAGGACAGCGACTGCGATACCGACATGAATGTCGTCATGAATGATGGCGGCGGCTTCATCGAACTGCAGGGCACGGCCGAAGGCCACGCCTTCCGTCGTGACGAACTGGACGCGCTGCTGGTGCTGGCCGAAAAGGGCATCCGCGAGCTGTTCGACGCGCAGCAGGCGGCATTGGCGCAGGCATGA
- a CDS encoding RelA/SpoT family protein, with product MNPGPSAQVATPAGGVIPDYVLQLERAASYLPAEQLPLLRRAWEVGAAAHAGQTRKSGEPYITHPVAVARILAELGLDVETLIAAILHDTIEDTPLTGEELATEFGQAVADLVEGVTKLDKLKFRDRQEAAAESFRKMLLAMSRDLRVIMIKLADRLHNMRTLGAQSAEARRRIATETLDIYAPIAQRLGMNLIKSELQNLGFRALYPWRHAIIEKHIRSQPVVRRESMAQVEVQLSQRLAREGLEHRLISRIKTPWSIYTKMREENKSFDQVMDVFGFRLVMRNVPNCYHALGGVHAAFKPLDGRFRDFIAIPKANGYQSLHTVLFGPYGSPIEVQIRTEEMDLIAERGVAAHWTYKFGGDGPNSAQSRAHAWIVELIDSQRTAGSSLEFLDNVKVDLFPDEVYLFTPKGKILALPRNSTALDFAYAVHTDVGNRAVASRVDKKLVPLRTRLVSGQTVEIITARSASPKPQWLEFVVSSKARTAIRHQLKQLEHEDAVQLGHSMLDRALEAMDSSIERLPKGRLDAFLSEHRYPRLEAFLADVALGNWMPTQAAQALMSYAELRASGVTHRAQEKILINGSERGVVSFANCCQPIPGDDIMGYHTAGKGIVVHRLDCPNLAELRKTPDRWVPIGWDTSVVGDYDTALVVEVENGTGVLAQLAAAIAQSHSNIERVDYLDRDFNAAVLCFNIQVRDRNHLAEVMRRLRRLQVVQAVRRQ from the coding sequence ATGAACCCAGGCCCTTCCGCCCAGGTAGCCACGCCCGCGGGCGGGGTGATACCTGACTATGTACTGCAACTCGAACGCGCAGCCAGCTATCTCCCCGCCGAGCAGCTGCCGCTGCTGCGTCGTGCCTGGGAAGTGGGCGCGGCCGCGCATGCCGGCCAGACCCGCAAATCCGGCGAGCCCTACATCACCCACCCGGTCGCGGTGGCGCGCATCCTGGCCGAACTGGGCCTGGATGTTGAAACCCTGATCGCCGCCATCCTGCACGACACCATCGAGGACACCCCACTCACCGGCGAGGAACTGGCCACCGAGTTCGGCCAGGCCGTGGCCGATCTGGTCGAGGGCGTGACCAAGCTGGACAAGCTCAAGTTCCGCGACCGCCAGGAAGCGGCCGCCGAGAGCTTCCGCAAGATGCTGCTGGCGATGTCGCGCGACCTGCGCGTGATCATGATCAAGCTGGCCGACCGCCTGCACAACATGCGCACCCTCGGCGCGCAGAGTGCCGAAGCGCGGCGCCGCATCGCCACCGAAACGCTGGACATCTACGCGCCCATCGCCCAGCGCCTGGGCATGAACCTGATCAAGTCCGAGCTGCAGAACCTGGGCTTCCGCGCACTGTACCCGTGGCGCCACGCCATCATCGAGAAACACATCCGCAGCCAGCCGGTGGTGCGTCGCGAGTCGATGGCGCAGGTGGAAGTGCAGCTGTCGCAGCGGCTTGCGCGCGAAGGGCTGGAACATCGCCTGATCAGCCGCATCAAGACACCGTGGAGCATCTACACCAAGATGCGCGAGGAGAACAAAAGCTTCGACCAGGTGATGGACGTGTTCGGCTTCCGCCTGGTGATGCGCAACGTGCCCAACTGTTACCACGCGCTGGGCGGCGTGCATGCCGCGTTCAAGCCGCTGGACGGGCGCTTCCGCGACTTCATCGCCATTCCCAAGGCCAACGGCTACCAGTCGCTGCACACGGTGCTGTTCGGCCCGTATGGCTCGCCGATTGAAGTGCAGATCCGCACCGAGGAAATGGACCTGATCGCCGAGCGCGGCGTGGCCGCGCACTGGACCTACAAGTTCGGCGGTGACGGCCCCAACAGCGCGCAGAGCAGGGCGCATGCGTGGATCGTGGAGCTGATCGATTCGCAGCGTACCGCCGGCTCGTCGCTGGAGTTCCTGGACAACGTCAAGGTCGACCTGTTCCCGGACGAGGTCTATCTGTTCACGCCCAAAGGCAAGATCCTGGCATTGCCACGCAACTCGACCGCGCTGGACTTCGCCTATGCGGTGCATACCGACGTGGGCAACCGCGCGGTGGCCTCGCGCGTGGACAAGAAGCTGGTGCCGCTGCGCACCCGGCTGGTGAGCGGGCAAACGGTGGAAATCATCACCGCGCGCTCGGCCTCGCCCAAGCCGCAGTGGCTGGAATTCGTGGTCAGCAGCAAGGCGCGTACCGCCATCCGCCACCAGCTCAAGCAGCTGGAGCACGAGGACGCCGTGCAGCTTGGCCACAGCATGCTGGACCGCGCGCTGGAAGCAATGGACAGCTCGATCGAACGGCTGCCCAAGGGGCGCCTGGATGCCTTCCTGAGCGAGCACCGCTATCCGCGCCTGGAGGCCTTCCTGGCCGACGTGGCGCTGGGCAACTGGATGCCGACCCAGGCCGCGCAGGCGCTGATGTCCTATGCCGAGCTGCGCGCCAGCGGCGTGACCCATCGTGCCCAGGAGAAGATCCTGATCAATGGCAGCGAGCGCGGCGTGGTCAGCTTCGCCAATTGTTGCCAGCCGATTCCTGGCGACGACATCATGGGCTACCACACTGCCGGCAAGGGCATCGTGGTGCACCGTCTGGATTGCCCGAACCTGGCCGAACTGCGCAAGACGCCGGACCGCTGGGTGCCGATTGGCTGGGATACCAGCGTGGTGGGCGATTACGACACCGCCCTGGTGGTCGAGGTGGAGAACGGCACCGGCGTATTGGCGCAGTTGGCCGCGGCCATCGCGCAGAGCCATTCCAACATCGAGCGGGTGGACTACCTGGACCGCGATTTCAACGCCGCGGTACTGTGTTTCAACATCCAGGTACGCGACCGCAACCATCTGGCCGAAGTGATGCGCCGCCTGCGTCGCCTGCAGGTCGTGCAGGCCGTCCGCCGCCAGTAG
- a CDS encoding VOC family protein, with protein sequence MNRRLALVTVVVADYDEAIAWYTGKLGFQLLEDLDQGRKRWVVVGPADGSAAALLLARASDEEQRSRIGNQTGGRVGFFLHTDDFWRDHAAMTAQGVEFLETPREEPYATVAVFRDLYGNTWDLLEPKQ encoded by the coding sequence ATGAACCGGCGCCTTGCCCTGGTCACCGTGGTAGTGGCCGACTACGACGAGGCGATTGCCTGGTACACCGGCAAGCTGGGCTTCCAGCTGCTGGAAGACCTGGACCAGGGCCGCAAGCGCTGGGTGGTGGTCGGCCCGGCCGATGGCAGCGCCGCAGCGCTGCTGTTGGCACGCGCCAGCGACGAGGAACAACGCAGCCGCATCGGCAACCAGACCGGCGGCCGCGTTGGCTTCTTCCTGCACACCGATGACTTCTGGCGTGACCACGCCGCGATGACTGCACAGGGCGTCGAATTCCTCGAAACCCCGCGCGAAGAGCCCTATGCCACCGTCGCGGTGTTCCGCGATCTGTATGGCAACACCTGGGACTTGTTGGAGCCCAAGCAATGA
- the rpoZ gene encoding DNA-directed RNA polymerase subunit omega, with protein sequence MARITVEDCLEVVNNRFELVMMASKRARQLANGVQATIDNSETEDKPTVLALREIAARRIDNDLIEEVEKSERERAEREALEWAAAEVVADEDMSKNDD encoded by the coding sequence ATGGCCCGCATTACCGTAGAAGATTGCCTGGAAGTCGTTAACAACCGTTTTGAGCTGGTCATGATGGCGTCCAAGCGTGCCCGTCAGCTGGCCAATGGTGTCCAGGCGACGATCGACAACAGCGAGACCGAGGACAAGCCGACCGTGTTGGCGCTGCGCGAGATCGCCGCCCGTCGCATCGACAACGACCTGATCGAGGAAGTCGAGAAGTCCGAGCGTGAGCGCGCCGAGCGTGAAGCGCTTGAGTGGGCTGCCGCTGAAGTGGTTGCCGACGAAGACATGTCCAAGAACGACGATTGA
- the rdgB gene encoding RdgB/HAM1 family non-canonical purine NTP pyrophosphatase, producing the protein MKLVLASGNAGKLKELQAMLAGLPLQIVPQRELGVDDVPETGLTFVENALIKARHACEVTGLPALADDSGLIVDALNGAPGLYSARYAGSPTDDAANNAKLLQALRDVPAERRTARFYAVIVLLRHPNDPQPLICEGSWEGRIIDETRGSNGFGYNPVFLDEELGLTAAQMEPAQKNGRSHRAKALQLLMQQLSQLKLD; encoded by the coding sequence ATGAAACTGGTACTGGCCAGCGGCAACGCCGGCAAATTGAAGGAACTGCAGGCCATGCTGGCCGGGCTGCCGCTGCAGATCGTGCCGCAGCGCGAACTGGGCGTGGACGACGTGCCCGAAACCGGCCTGACCTTCGTCGAGAACGCGCTGATCAAGGCGCGCCACGCCTGCGAAGTGACCGGCCTGCCCGCGCTGGCCGATGATTCCGGCCTGATCGTCGACGCTCTCAACGGCGCCCCCGGCCTGTACAGCGCGCGCTATGCCGGCAGCCCCACCGACGATGCCGCCAACAACGCCAAGCTGCTGCAAGCGCTGCGCGATGTGCCGGCCGAGCGCCGCACTGCCCGCTTCTATGCGGTGATCGTGCTGCTGCGCCACCCCAATGATCCGCAACCGCTGATCTGCGAAGGCAGCTGGGAAGGCCGCATCATCGATGAAACGCGTGGCAGCAATGGCTTCGGCTACAACCCGGTGTTCCTGGACGAAGAACTCGGCCTGACCGCCGCGCAGATGGAACCGGCGCAGAAGAACGGCCGCAGCCACCGTGCCAAGGCGCTGCAGTTGTTGATGCAGCAATTGTCACAACTCAAGCTCGATTGA
- a CDS encoding parallel beta-helix domain-containing protein, whose amino-acid sequence MQRSIPWAVATTLAVLASGCQKQPQQQTPAVAAADGAFAATLQERLLDAKPGDVIDIPAGRHQFERSLSLRADGVTLRGAGMDQTVLSFKGQKAGAEGLLVNGDNFTIENLTIEDSKGDGLKISESENITIRGVKVQWTGGPSTKNGAYGIYPVLTKNVLIENTISIGASDAGIYVGQSDGVIVRNSRAEQNVAGIEVENTRNADVYDNVATGNTGGILVFNMPGLSQQGGNIRVFNNKVIANNYENFGAKGTPVASVPAGSGIVINSNDDIEVFDNEVRDNATTNIIVSSVYSTGYKDSSASPNFDPYPERIYIHNNTLSGGGDSPDGLDLKALKLAMYGLTGNFPDVLWDGYYNKARVVDGVKVGPQICLRNVSGVINADGPGGYKNPSKDAKPFECDLPRLPAIDLKRG is encoded by the coding sequence ATGCAGCGCAGCATTCCCTGGGCAGTTGCCACCACCTTGGCCGTGCTGGCGTCCGGCTGCCAGAAGCAGCCGCAACAGCAGACGCCGGCTGTCGCTGCTGCGGATGGGGCATTCGCAGCCACGCTGCAGGAGCGCCTGCTCGATGCCAAGCCCGGCGATGTGATCGACATCCCGGCCGGCCGCCACCAGTTCGAGCGCAGCCTGAGCTTGCGTGCCGACGGGGTTACCCTGCGCGGCGCCGGCATGGACCAGACCGTGCTCAGCTTCAAGGGGCAGAAAGCCGGCGCCGAGGGGCTGCTGGTCAATGGCGACAACTTCACCATCGAGAACCTCACCATCGAGGACTCGAAGGGCGACGGACTGAAGATCAGCGAGTCGGAAAACATAACCATCCGTGGCGTCAAGGTGCAGTGGACCGGCGGCCCCAGCACCAAGAACGGCGCCTATGGCATCTACCCCGTGCTGACCAAGAACGTGCTGATCGAGAACACCATCTCCATCGGTGCCTCCGATGCGGGCATCTATGTCGGCCAGTCTGATGGGGTGATCGTGCGCAACAGCCGCGCCGAGCAGAACGTGGCCGGCATCGAGGTCGAGAACACCCGCAATGCGGATGTGTACGACAACGTGGCCACCGGCAATACCGGCGGCATCCTGGTGTTCAACATGCCGGGCCTGTCGCAGCAGGGTGGCAACATCCGCGTGTTCAACAACAAGGTCATCGCCAACAACTACGAAAACTTCGGCGCCAAGGGCACGCCGGTGGCCAGCGTGCCTGCTGGCTCGGGCATCGTCATCAATTCCAACGATGACATCGAGGTGTTCGACAACGAGGTGCGCGACAACGCCACCACCAACATCATCGTTTCCAGCGTGTATTCCACCGGCTACAAGGACAGCAGCGCCTCGCCCAACTTCGATCCGTACCCGGAGCGCATCTACATTCACAACAACACCTTGTCCGGTGGTGGCGACTCGCCCGATGGTTTGGACCTGAAGGCGCTGAAGCTGGCGATGTACGGCCTGACCGGCAACTTTCCGGACGTGCTGTGGGATGGCTATTACAACAAGGCGCGGGTGGTGGACGGGGTCAAGGTCGGCCCGCAGATCTGCCTGCGCAACGTCAGTGGCGTGATCAACGCCGATGGCCCGGGCGGTTACAAGAACCCGAGCAAGGACGCCAAGCCATTCGAATGCGATCTGCCGCGCTTGCCGGCCATCGACCTGAAGCGTGGTTGA
- a CDS encoding AraC family transcriptional regulator, whose amino-acid sequence MQRRNPGGDRLAIANVPTNMLCGLLLLGSELGVDTDSWLLGLHLSQDQLNDPRTRISYRQAYEVIRRALPTLPMDAAGLAMGGAQNGGNFGLLGLAMKTARTFGDAVRIGLDYQRNLGPLMDLVLEENDADTLAVIATAPEQVNDLLPFLCEEMFSSILMLARELAGDAFSPAGLELSYPAPASIDQYRAVFRCEPRFDQPRNAMLVHRHWMQLPFASYNPVTSQQALSLCRAQLATQASHGETTAALERLLRSRLRDNPQMSDAAQALHLSERTLRRQLAEEESSFSEIHDRLRTELALELLQDAELSIAAVGNQLGFNDAREFRRAFKRWTGHTPSDIRRQPG is encoded by the coding sequence ATGCAGCGCAGGAACCCGGGCGGCGACCGCCTGGCCATTGCCAATGTGCCAACCAACATGCTGTGCGGCCTGTTGCTGCTTGGCAGCGAGCTGGGCGTGGACACCGACAGCTGGCTGCTCGGGCTGCACCTGAGCCAGGACCAGCTCAACGATCCGCGCACCCGCATTTCCTACCGCCAGGCCTACGAAGTGATTCGCCGCGCCCTGCCTACCCTGCCGATGGATGCGGCCGGGCTGGCGATGGGCGGTGCGCAGAATGGCGGCAATTTCGGCCTGCTGGGGCTGGCGATGAAAACCGCGCGCACCTTTGGTGACGCCGTGCGGATCGGCCTGGACTACCAGCGCAACCTGGGCCCGTTGATGGACCTGGTTCTGGAAGAAAACGACGCCGACACGCTGGCCGTCATTGCCACCGCGCCGGAGCAGGTGAACGATCTGCTGCCGTTCCTGTGCGAAGAGATGTTTTCCAGCATTCTGATGCTGGCCCGTGAACTGGCCGGTGATGCGTTCAGCCCGGCCGGCCTGGAGCTGAGCTACCCGGCCCCGGCCAGCATCGACCAGTATCGTGCGGTATTCCGCTGTGAACCCCGCTTCGACCAGCCGCGCAATGCGATGCTGGTGCACCGGCATTGGATGCAGCTGCCGTTCGCCAGTTACAACCCGGTGACCTCACAACAGGCGTTGTCGCTGTGCCGCGCGCAGTTGGCCACGCAGGCATCGCATGGCGAAACCACCGCGGCGCTGGAGCGCCTGCTGCGCAGCCGGCTGCGCGACAACCCGCAGATGAGCGATGCCGCACAGGCCCTGCATCTGAGCGAACGCACCCTGCGCCGGCAGCTGGCCGAGGAAGAAAGCAGCTTCAGTGAAATCCACGACCGGCTGCGCACCGAACTGGCGCTGGAGCTGCTGCAGGACGCGGAGCTGAGCATCGCCGCTGTCGGCAACCAGCTCGGCTTCAATGACGCGCGCGAGTTCCGCCGCGCGTTCAAGCGCTGGACCGGCCATACCCCCAGTGACATCCGCCGCCAACCAGGCTGA
- the hemW gene encoding radical SAM family heme chaperone HemW → MPHSHDHCNHLPGESCSVEHGHTAGVQLVPPPLALYVHLPWCVRKCPYCDFNSHAAKGELPFDAYIDALIRDLDQDLPLVWGRVVSSVFFGGGTPSLFPPEAIDRFLQQASARLRFAPNLEVTLETNPGTAEHGRFDRYRAAGVNRISFGIQTFNDEALQRLGRIHDSKEAERAVKLAQDAGYNNFNIDLMYALPQQTLAQAEYDLERAFALDPTHISHYQLTLEPNTVFFARPPQGIPDEDSAWDIQEHCQALLAERGYGQYEVSAYARDGWQCQHNLNYWRFGDYLGIGAGAHGKISSGAEQHVLRRWKHKHPQTFMDTAGSLASIGGDDVIGAERLPFEYMLNLLRLHEGFSLRDFESRTGLARSVLLPSLAVAVERGWLINNGEHWAPTELGRRFTNDVVELFLT, encoded by the coding sequence ATGCCGCACTCCCACGATCACTGCAACCACCTTCCCGGCGAATCCTGCTCGGTCGAGCACGGCCACACTGCCGGCGTGCAGCTTGTGCCGCCGCCACTGGCGCTGTACGTGCACCTGCCCTGGTGCGTGCGCAAGTGCCCGTACTGCGATTTCAACTCGCATGCCGCCAAGGGCGAGCTGCCGTTCGATGCCTATATCGACGCGCTGATCCGCGACCTGGACCAGGACCTGCCACTGGTCTGGGGCCGGGTGGTCAGCAGCGTGTTCTTCGGCGGCGGTACGCCCAGCCTGTTTCCGCCGGAGGCGATCGACCGCTTCCTGCAGCAGGCCAGCGCACGGCTTCGTTTCGCGCCGAACCTGGAAGTGACGCTGGAGACCAACCCCGGCACCGCCGAGCACGGCCGCTTCGACCGCTACCGCGCGGCCGGGGTCAACCGCATCAGCTTCGGCATCCAGACCTTCAACGATGAAGCGCTGCAGCGGCTGGGCCGCATCCACGACAGCAAGGAGGCCGAACGTGCGGTCAAGCTGGCGCAGGACGCCGGCTACAACAACTTCAACATCGACCTGATGTATGCGCTGCCACAGCAGACGCTGGCCCAGGCCGAGTACGACCTTGAACGCGCCTTCGCGCTGGACCCCACCCATATCTCGCACTACCAGCTGACGCTGGAGCCGAATACGGTGTTCTTCGCCCGCCCGCCGCAGGGCATTCCCGACGAAGACAGTGCCTGGGACATCCAGGAACACTGCCAGGCGCTGCTCGCAGAACGCGGCTATGGCCAGTACGAGGTCAGTGCCTACGCCCGTGACGGCTGGCAGTGCCAGCACAACCTCAACTACTGGCGCTTCGGTGACTACCTGGGCATCGGCGCCGGCGCGCATGGCAAGATCAGCTCAGGCGCCGAGCAGCACGTGCTGCGCCGCTGGAAGCACAAACACCCGCAGACCTTCATGGATACCGCCGGCAGCCTGGCCAGCATCGGCGGCGATGACGTGATCGGCGCCGAGCGGCTGCCGTTCGAGTACATGCTCAACCTGCTGCGCCTGCACGAAGGTTTCAGCCTGCGCGACTTCGAATCGCGCACCGGTTTGGCACGGAGCGTGCTTCTGCCATCGTTGGCGGTGGCGGTGGAACGTGGCTGGCTCATCAACAACGGCGAACACTGGGCACCCACGGAACTTGGCCGCCGCTTCACCAACGATGTGGTGGAGTTGTTCCTGACCTGA
- the gmk gene encoding guanylate kinase, translated as MRGTLYIVAAPSGAGKSSIVNATLARDPHISLSISFTSRAMRPGEVNGKHYHFVSAAEFEQMIAAGDFFEHALVHGDWKGTARQSVEPQLAAGKDVLLEIDWQGARQVRDKVPGAVSVFILPPSRQALDERMRKRGQDSEAVMAQRLAAAREEMLHYDEFDYVIINEDFDTAVGEMCSIFAASRLRCAPQQQRHAELIASLLTPENRASD; from the coding sequence ATGCGTGGCACCCTCTACATCGTCGCTGCCCCATCCGGGGCCGGCAAAAGCAGCATCGTCAACGCCACCCTGGCGCGCGACCCCCACATTTCGCTGTCGATCTCCTTCACCTCGCGGGCCATGCGCCCGGGCGAGGTGAACGGCAAGCACTACCACTTCGTCTCCGCCGCCGAGTTCGAACAGATGATCGCCGCCGGCGATTTCTTCGAGCACGCGTTGGTGCATGGCGACTGGAAGGGTACGGCCCGGCAGTCGGTGGAGCCGCAGCTGGCGGCCGGCAAGGATGTGCTGCTGGAAATCGACTGGCAGGGCGCGCGCCAGGTGCGCGACAAGGTGCCCGGCGCGGTCAGCGTGTTCATCCTGCCGCCCTCGCGGCAGGCACTGGACGAGCGCATGCGCAAGCGCGGCCAGGACAGCGAGGCGGTGATGGCCCAGCGGCTGGCCGCCGCGCGCGAGGAAATGCTGCATTACGACGAGTTCGACTACGTGATCATCAACGAGGATTTCGACACCGCCGTGGGCGAAATGTGCTCGATCTTCGCCGCCAGCCGGCTGCGCTGCGCCCCCCAGCAGCAGCGCCACGCCGAGCTGATTGCCTCGCTGCTGACCCCTGAAAACCGAGCAAGTGATTGA